From Lepus europaeus isolate LE1 chromosome 3, mLepTim1.pri, whole genome shotgun sequence, a single genomic window includes:
- the GSTA4 gene encoding glutathione S-transferase A4 isoform X2 has translation MGPGGRRSRGNHLLFQQVPMVEIDGMKLVQTRSILHYIAEKHQLFGKDLKERTLIDMYVEGTLDLLELLIMHPFLKPDDQQREVVNMAQKAIIRYFPVFEKILRGHGQSFLVGNQLSLADVILLQTILALEEKIPNILSAFPFLQEYTVKISNIPTIKRFLEPGSKKKPPPDEIYVRTVYSIFMP, from the exons GTAATCACCTGCTCTTCCAGCAAGTGCCTATGGTTGAAATTGATGGAATGAAGTTGGTGCAGACCCGAAGCATCCTCCATTACATAGCAGAAAAGCACCAGCTCTTTGGCAAGGACCTCAAGGAGAGAACCCT GATCGACATGTATGTGGAGGGGACGCTGGATCTCCTGGAGCTACTTATCATGCATCCTTTCTTAAAACCAGACGATCAACAAAGGGAAGTGGTTAACATGGCCCAGAAGGCTATCATTAGATACTTTCCTGTGTTTGAAAAG ATTTTAAGGGGCCATGGACAAAGCTTTCTGGTTGGCAATCAGCTGAGCCTTGCAGATGTGATTCTACTCCAGACCATTTTGGCTCTAGAAGAGAAAATTCCTAATATCCTGTCTGCATTTCCTTTCCTCCAG GAGTACACGGTGAAGATCAGCAATATCCCTACAATCAAGAGATTTCTTGAACCTGGCAGCAAGAAGAAGCCTCCCCCTGACGAAATCTACGTGAGAACCGTGTACAGCATCTTCATGCCCTAG